The following is a genomic window from Paenibacillus sp. FSL R5-0766.
ACAGGTAGCGCAGCAGGATACGTTGCTCGAATTCGGCACACGGCGTGCGCAGGAAGCGGATGCTGCCATCTGGGGCGCACGTGCCTCGTATGTAGCAGGTTTCGATGCAACGTCTAATATGCTGGCCGGAGAGCGCTTCGGAATCCCAACAGCAGGTACACATGCCCATTCCTGGGTACAGAGCTTTATGAGCGAACAGGAGGCGTTTGACGTGTATGCCAAAGTGTTGCCTGATCAGGTTACGCTACTGGTTGATACCTTTGACACGTTGAACAGTGGGGTACCTCACGCCATCAAGACAGCCAAGAAGTTGGAGAGCCAAGGCAAAAAGATGAATGCCATTCGTCTCGACAGTGGTGACCTAGCGTACTTGTCGATTCAGGCACGTCAGATGTTGGATGAGGCTGGCTTGGATTATGTGAAAATTGTTGCATCCAATGATTTGGATGAAAATACGATTTTCAACCTAAAGGCTCAAGGAGCACGGATTGATACATGGGGTGTTGGTACACAGTTGATTACGGCTTCTGACCAACCATCTTTGGGTGGAGTATATAAATTGGTGGAGCGTGAAGTGGACGGTGCTATGCTGCCTACGATCAAAATATCTGCCAATCCTGAAAAGGTGTCCACTCCAGGTAAAAAAGAAGTGTTCCGGATCATTGATCCGAAACATGGCAAAGCGATTGCAGATTATATCTGCTATCCAGATGAAGAGCAGCCGCTACAGGGCGGACCGCTCAAGCTGTTCAACCCGCTACACCCTTACCTGAAAAAGACCGTTACCCGCTACGAAGCGGTGAATATGCTGGAGCCGATCTTTGTGAACGGGCGCAAAGTGTATGACCTGCCTAATCTGGATGAGATTCGGGCGTACCACCTGGAACAGATGAACCTCTTCTGGCCGGAATACCAACGGAAGCTCAACCCGGAGATCTACCGTGTGAACATCAGCCCTGCGGCATGGAATATGAAGCAGAAGCTCATTGCGGAACATGTGAAATCCACAGAGGAATAATTCACACATAAGAATTACAGAGAGGCATAACCAGTGAGGTATACTGGCTTATGCCTTTTTAATATGATCCCGATGAGATGGACCATTGATGTAAGAAATCTCATGGACAGACTGCCAAGGTAGCAGGCTATACTGGATAATAGTCATTCCCAATTCAAGAGGTTGTAGGGGAAAAGCAGTAATTATTTCTCGGGAAAGCGCAGGAGACGCCAAATTCTGCATCGCATTGTTTCAATCCCGTAGCTGTAGGGGATGAAAGTAAGAGGAGGTGCAGACATGAGGTGGATATTAGGACTGGTCTGGATCGCTTTTATTGCCTATGCATTGTTGTTGGCACCGGGGCAGTCACCTGGAAGTGATCCGATATTCAAAGAACTGATTACAATGCAAAGCAAAGAACCTTGGTTACTTACGGCGTTTTCATGGTTAGGTATTTTCCCGGCAGTTTATGCCTGTATGCTGTTAAGAACATCTGCGAAAGAACGCGGTGGCCGTGTGCCGGCTTGGCCTTTTGTTATCCTTTCTTTCGGACTGGGGGCTTTTGCCCTGCTTCCCTATTATGCATGGTCATCATCCGCAAATAGAGCTTCGGGTTACGGAAGCTTACATTTTGGTCGTCA
Proteins encoded in this region:
- a CDS encoding nicotinate phosphoribosyltransferase; amino-acid sequence: MQTTSLALHTDKYQINMMYAHWVNGTHKRKAVFEAYFRKLPFGNGYAVFAGLERIVNYISQLRFTMDDIKFLSKQEENYDPVFLEELLQFSFQGTIHSMKEGAIVFPDEPLIRVEGSIMETQLVETAILNFMNYQTLIATKASRIKQVAQQDTLLEFGTRRAQEADAAIWGARASYVAGFDATSNMLAGERFGIPTAGTHAHSWVQSFMSEQEAFDVYAKVLPDQVTLLVDTFDTLNSGVPHAIKTAKKLESQGKKMNAIRLDSGDLAYLSIQARQMLDEAGLDYVKIVASNDLDENTIFNLKAQGARIDTWGVGTQLITASDQPSLGGVYKLVEREVDGAMLPTIKISANPEKVSTPGKKEVFRIIDPKHGKAIADYICYPDEEQPLQGGPLKLFNPLHPYLKKTVTRYEAVNMLEPIFVNGRKVYDLPNLDEIRAYHLEQMNLFWPEYQRKLNPEIYRVNISPAAWNMKQKLIAEHVKSTEE